A genome region from Gadus macrocephalus chromosome 15, ASM3116895v1 includes the following:
- the LOC132473024 gene encoding alpha-2Da adrenergic receptor, whose product MDFGHWFNPGVRVLGAGLKAAFDNETIEEVLAGKPSRTTLVLEVIIVLMTLGAVTGNILVIVIVAATKTFHSVASVLIINLAISDLMVGIGVMPFVAVSIINSSWVASYELCLYVGYTSSVYCTASVLTLAAIALDRYYSIVDCLRYTARCTLCRIGAAVLWIWLQALATSSPPLLGWSAVRYVEPMFSCAVVWADSPSYTAVMVALSFLLPAAVILFCYVNIVRVARSHARRIHTLEDHLQRGRATAPAAESSSSSSSSSSSSSSSSGTTQHHHHHTNSSLVYHLSGRFVTEVRRGDTAATGEPGASPVGSPSSPPPPPPPPPPPPPPPPPPPPPPPRRLFSYLAQTPVPRQPPLPHPTPLPQQNQHQHGLVRLFLVISAFFLCWTPYMGVALIQAAESALLGETKLVPHSAVTFSYWLVLLNSDINPLLYALLSKRFQGAMQNLKQKIRARLGGAVGRAGEARAEGEDRCLGPCSTTTTNIRTLCSSSGESPSSRRDEASSYCSSVFTVNADFKHQRQPKQQCEVFLPGSPSTSSSSLWQQESGSGESMGECLQVPTRTQEGSKLPFSAVTTETRATYFYGQITVTVEHDVC is encoded by the exons ATGGACTTTGGGCACTGGTTTAACCCCGGGGTGCGTGTCCTGGGAGCGGGGCTGAAGGCGGCGTTCGACAACGAGACGATCGAGGAGGTGCTCGCCGGGAAGCCTTCCCGCACCACGCTGGTCCTGGAGGTCATCATAGTCCTCATGACGCTGGGAGCGGTGACCG GTAACATCCTCGTCATCGTGATCGTGGCAGCGACCAAAACGTTCCACTCGGTGGCCTCGGTGCTCATCATCAACCTGGCCATCAGCGACCTCATGGTCGGCATCGGGGTCATGCCTTTCGTGGCGGTGTCCATCATCAACAGCAGCTGGGTCGCCTCCTAT GAGCTGTGCCTCTACGTGGGCTACACCTCGTCCGTCTACTGCACCGCGTCGGTGCTCACCCTGGCCGCCATCGCCCTGGACCGCTACTACTCCATCGTGGACTGCCTGCGTTACACGGCCCGCTGCACGCTGTGCCGCATCGGCGCGGCGGTGCTGTGGATCTGGCTGCAGGCGCTGGCCACCAGCTCGCCGCCGCTGCTGGGCTGGAGCGCCGTGCGCTACGTCGAGCCCATGTTCAGCTGCGCCGTGGTGTGGGCCGACAGCCCCAGCTACACGGCCGTCATGGTGGCCCTGTCCTTCCTGCTGCCGGCCGCCGTCATCCTCTTCTGCTACGTCAACATCGTGCGGGTGGCGCGCTCCCACGCCCGCCGCATCCACACGCTGGAGGACCACCTGCAGCGCGGTCGCGccaccgcccccgccgccgagtcgtcttcgtcttcttcttcgtcgtcgtcgtcgtcgtcttcgtcgtccggcaccacccaacaccaccaccaccacaccaactCCAGCCTGGTGTACCACCTGAGCGGGCGTTTCGTGACGGAGGTTCGACGCGGGGACACCGCGGCGACCGGGGAACCGGGAGCCTCTCCCGTGGGTTCTCcgtcgtctcctcctcctcctcctcctcctcctcctcctcctcctccacctcctcctcctcctcctcctcctcctcccagacgCCTGTTCTCGTACCTGGCCCAGACCCCCGTCCCCcggcagccccccctcccccacccgaCACCCCTCCCCCAGCAGAACCAGCACCAGCACGGACTGGTCCGCCTCTTCCTGGTGATCTCCGCCTTCTTCCTGTGCTGGACCCCTTATATGGGCGTGGCGCTGATCCAGGCGGCCGAGAGCGCCCTATTGGGCGAGACCAAACTGGTCCCGCACAGCGCCGTCACCTTCTCCTATTGGCTGGTGCTGCTGAACTCGGACATCAACCCGCTGCTCTACGCTCTGCTCAGCAAGCGCTTCCAGGGCGCCATGCAGAACCTCAAGCAGAAGATACGCGCCCGGCTGGGGGGCGCGGTGGGGAGGGCTGGGGAGGCCAGGGCGGAGGGCGAGGACAGGTGCTTGGGTCCGTGCAGCACCACGACCACCAACATACGCACGCTCTGCTCCTCCTCGGGTGAAAGCCCGTCTTCGAGACGAGACGAGGCGTCCAGCTACTGCTCCTCCGTCTTCACGGTCAACGCAGACTTCAAACATCAGCGCCAGCCGAAGCAGCAGTGCGAGGTGTTTCTCCCGGGCAGCCCCTCGACCTCAAGCTCTTCCCTGTGGCAGCAGGAGTCGGGCAGCGGGGAGAGTATGGGGGAGTGTCTGCAGGTCCCGACTCGAACACAAGAGGGCAGCAAACTGCCGTTCTCTGCCGTAACCACGGAGACGCGGGCCACTTACTTCTATGGGCAGATCACGGTGACGGTGGAGCATGATGTCTGCTAG